In one Pseudomonas purpurea genomic region, the following are encoded:
- a CDS encoding DUF2069 domain-containing protein, translating into MAKKPKILPSLEWLEPRVRISRVLSLMCFIGLIGLLCAYYLVIADLHGARPWVILLIELVPLLLLAPGMLSGSARGHSWMCFVVNLYFIKGAIAVFDPNRQLFGLLEMLASLAVFCSALLYVRWRFQLNRKLAGEGEASVA; encoded by the coding sequence GTGGCTAAAAAGCCGAAGATTTTGCCCTCCCTCGAGTGGCTGGAACCACGCGTGCGCATCAGCCGGGTGCTCAGCCTGATGTGTTTTATTGGCCTGATCGGCCTGCTGTGCGCCTACTACCTGGTGATCGCCGACCTGCACGGCGCCCGCCCCTGGGTAATCCTGCTGATCGAACTGGTGCCCTTGCTGCTGTTGGCGCCCGGTATGCTCAGCGGCAGTGCGCGCGGGCATTCGTGGATGTGTTTCGTGGTGAACCTGTACTTCATCAAGGGCGCCATTGCCGTGTTCGATCCGAACCGCCAACTGTTCGGGCTGCTGGAAATGCTCGCGAGCCTGGCCGTGTTCTGCTCGGCCCTGCTGTATGTTCGCTGGCGCTTTCAGCTCAATCGCAAACTCGCCGGTGAAGGCGAGGCAAGCGTCGCCTGA
- the arnT gene encoding lipid IV(A) 4-amino-4-deoxy-L-arabinosyltransferase — translation MIRRWALPLLLLAFGLFYLLPLGTHGLWIPDETRYAQISQEMLLSGDWVSPHFMGIRYFEKPAAGYWLIAVGQAVFGENLFGVRIASALTTGLSVLLTYLIAGRLWTDPRKRFAAAWLYMSFGLIAGQAGYANLDPQFTLWVNLSLVALWFALSSTTTRARTGAWAMLGVACGIGFMTKGFLAWLLPVLIALPYMLWQRRLGELLRYGPLAVLVAALVCLPWVLKIHTQEPDFWRFFFWHEHIRRFAADDAQHTRPWWFYLPLLIASSLPWAALLPSALIQGWKEKLNPAIGFLLLWMLLPLAFFSLSRGKLPTYIMPCLLPLALLMGHVLIEHITQARGRVLRINGVLNLVVGIGALIALIYLQIARPVYGHEEMLSLSLTFIVLMGWIIANVLQAFRPLTFWAAPALGIWLLVALLPPGMPNSIVYSQMPDQFVNEHLAELQPTTALLSNDLSAASALTWRLRRTDVVLYNTSGELKYGLDYADASQRQVDMNNVQQWMTEARKHGPVGVVMRVKNVVEEQEVELLPVDGKRYQKGEIVILVFPQRQP, via the coding sequence ATGATCAGACGCTGGGCATTGCCGCTGCTGCTGTTGGCCTTTGGCCTGTTCTATCTCCTGCCGCTGGGCACTCACGGCTTGTGGATCCCCGACGAAACCCGTTACGCGCAAATCAGTCAGGAAATGCTCCTGAGCGGTGACTGGGTGTCGCCGCATTTCATGGGCATTCGTTACTTCGAAAAACCGGCTGCCGGCTATTGGCTGATTGCCGTGGGCCAGGCAGTCTTCGGTGAAAACCTGTTCGGTGTGCGTATTGCCTCAGCGCTGACGACCGGGCTGAGTGTGCTGCTGACCTACCTGATTGCCGGGCGTCTATGGACCGATCCGCGCAAGCGCTTTGCCGCCGCCTGGCTCTACATGAGCTTCGGCCTGATCGCTGGACAAGCCGGGTACGCCAATCTCGATCCGCAGTTCACTCTTTGGGTCAACTTGAGCCTGGTGGCCCTGTGGTTTGCACTTTCCAGCACCACCACCCGTGCCCGAACGGGTGCCTGGGCGATGCTGGGCGTTGCCTGCGGCATCGGTTTCATGACCAAGGGCTTTCTGGCCTGGTTGCTGCCCGTACTGATCGCCCTCCCCTACATGCTCTGGCAGCGACGCCTGGGTGAATTACTGCGCTACGGCCCGCTGGCCGTTCTGGTGGCGGCCCTCGTGTGCTTGCCCTGGGTGCTGAAGATTCACACCCAGGAGCCGGACTTCTGGCGGTTTTTCTTCTGGCACGAACACATTCGCCGGTTCGCCGCAGACGATGCCCAGCACACCCGGCCATGGTGGTTCTACCTGCCGCTGCTGATAGCGTCGAGCCTGCCATGGGCCGCGCTGTTGCCGTCGGCGCTGATCCAGGGCTGGAAGGAAAAACTCAATCCGGCCATTGGTTTCCTGTTGCTCTGGATGCTCTTGCCGCTGGCCTTTTTCAGCCTGAGCCGAGGCAAACTGCCGACCTACATCATGCCGTGCCTGCTGCCGCTGGCGCTGCTGATGGGCCACGTGCTGATCGAGCACATCACTCAAGCCAGGGGCCGGGTGCTGCGGATCAACGGTGTACTCAATCTGGTCGTGGGGATCGGCGCCCTGATCGCGCTGATCTACCTGCAAATAGCCCGACCGGTCTACGGCCATGAAGAAATGCTCAGCCTGTCGCTGACCTTCATTGTGCTGATGGGCTGGATCATCGCCAACGTGCTGCAAGCCTTCCGGCCACTGACGTTCTGGGCCGCCCCGGCCCTGGGCATCTGGCTGCTGGTCGCGCTGCTGCCGCCCGGTATGCCCAACAGCATTGTCTACAGCCAGATGCCCGACCAGTTCGTCAACGAACACCTGGCCGAGCTGCAACCCACCACGGCACTGTTGAGTAACGACCTGAGCGCTGCCTCTGCCCTGACCTGGCGCCTGCGACGAACGGACGTCGTGCTGTACAACACGTCGGGCGAGTTGAAATATGGTCTGGACTACGCTGACGCCAGCCAGCGCCAGGTGGACATGAACAACGTCCAGCAGTGGATGACCGAAGCCCGTAAGCACGGCCCGGTGGGCGTGGTGATGCGGGTCAAGAACGTGGTCGAGGAACAGGAAGTCGAGTTGTTGCCGGTCGATGGCAAGCGTTACCAGAAAGGCGAGATCGTGATTCTGGTTTTCCCCCAGCGCCAGCCATGA
- a CDS encoding histidine phosphatase family protein, which produces MANAVLPGVSPSNGKTRRLKKILLGSVAVLIAALVTGFAVWPRSPLNLGESDHLLSAGVYQHWKAGDLIVLVRHAERCDRSSNPCLGPADGITRHGNEVATQLGKAFQTIGMENADVVSSPTTRTQQTSTAMFAHAGSAQDWAAKCDKTLGDAALKHKARQRNLVLITHSGCISDVESALGFEHAQFSEYTSSLFVTVGNDGQLKILGLLNAEDWPQALKKTLN; this is translated from the coding sequence GTGGCCAACGCTGTCCTGCCGGGTGTATCGCCAAGTAACGGTAAAACCCGCCGACTCAAGAAAATCCTGCTGGGAAGTGTGGCGGTGCTGATCGCGGCACTGGTCACAGGCTTTGCCGTGTGGCCCAGAAGCCCCTTGAACCTGGGGGAAAGCGACCACCTGCTCAGCGCAGGCGTTTACCAACACTGGAAAGCCGGCGACCTCATCGTGCTGGTCAGGCATGCCGAGCGCTGCGACCGCTCCAGCAACCCGTGCCTGGGACCGGCGGATGGCATCACCCGCCATGGCAATGAGGTGGCTACTCAACTGGGCAAGGCGTTCCAGACCATCGGCATGGAAAACGCCGATGTCGTCAGCAGCCCGACCACCCGCACGCAACAAACCTCCACAGCGATGTTTGCCCATGCCGGCAGCGCGCAGGACTGGGCAGCCAAATGCGACAAAACGCTGGGGGACGCCGCCCTGAAGCACAAGGCCCGGCAGCGCAACCTGGTGCTGATTACCCACAGCGGCTGCATCAGCGACGTCGAAAGTGCATTGGGGTTCGAGCATGCGCAATTCAGCGAGTACACCAGTTCGCTCTTTGTGACGGTCGGGAATGACGGCCAGTTGAAAATACTCGGTTTACTTAATGCCGAAGATTGGCCGCAGGCCTTGAAGAAGACATTAAATTAG
- a CDS encoding DNA-3-methyladenine glycosylase I, protein MHDYKWLNEYCLNRFGSAAALEAHLPVPASEQQLRALGADRYLSMLALRVFRAGLKHSLVDAKWPAFEQVFFGFDPQKVVLMGAEHLERLMQDTRIIRHLGKLKSVPRNAQLILDIAHEHGSFGNFIANWPVTDIVGLWQYLAKHGSQLGGLSAPRFLRMIGKDTFIPTTDVVAALNAQNIIDKVPNSQRDRATVQAVFNQLHQESGRPLCQLSAMLAFTVNH, encoded by the coding sequence ATGCACGATTACAAATGGCTGAACGAATACTGCCTTAACCGCTTCGGTTCAGCGGCAGCCCTGGAGGCGCACTTGCCGGTCCCCGCGTCCGAGCAGCAACTGCGCGCGCTCGGCGCCGACCGCTACCTGTCGATGCTGGCCTTGCGAGTGTTTCGCGCCGGGCTGAAACACAGCCTGGTGGACGCAAAATGGCCCGCATTCGAGCAGGTCTTTTTTGGTTTCGACCCGCAGAAGGTCGTGCTGATGGGCGCCGAACACCTGGAACGGCTGATGCAGGACACGCGCATTATCCGGCACCTGGGCAAACTCAAAAGCGTGCCGCGCAACGCGCAGTTGATACTCGACATTGCCCATGAGCACGGCAGTTTCGGCAACTTCATCGCGAACTGGCCGGTGACCGATATCGTTGGCCTCTGGCAATACCTGGCCAAACACGGCAGCCAGCTCGGCGGCCTCTCAGCCCCGCGTTTTTTGCGAATGATCGGCAAAGACACGTTCATTCCCACCACGGATGTGGTGGCGGCGCTGAATGCGCAGAACATCATCGACAAGGTTCCCAACAGCCAGCGGGACCGGGCAACCGTGCAAGCCGTCTTCAATCAATTGCATCAGGAAAGTGGCCGCCCGTTGTGTCAGCTGTCGGCCATGCTGGCGTTTACCGTCAACCATTAA
- a CDS encoding Yip1 family protein, translated as MIHHVVGLFTHPDQEWKEIRGDQEESISHMYLTHTLILAAIPAVSAFIGTTQVGWVIGSRAPVMLTQESALWMTIMSYLAMLGGVAVMGAFIHWMARTYDASPSLARCVAFATYTATPLFIGGLAALYPHLWLGMVVGTAAVCYTVYLLYVGLPTFMNIPSDEGFLFSSSVLAVGLVVLVAIMAFTVIVWGLGVGPVYTN; from the coding sequence ATGATCCATCACGTCGTGGGGCTTTTCACCCACCCTGATCAAGAATGGAAAGAAATCCGTGGCGACCAAGAGGAAAGCATCAGCCACATGTACCTCACGCACACGCTGATTCTTGCGGCGATCCCCGCCGTGTCGGCGTTCATCGGCACCACGCAGGTCGGCTGGGTCATCGGCAGCCGGGCGCCGGTCATGCTGACCCAGGAAAGCGCCCTGTGGATGACCATCATGTCTTACCTGGCGATGCTCGGTGGCGTCGCGGTGATGGGCGCGTTCATTCACTGGATGGCGCGCACCTATGACGCGAGCCCGAGCCTGGCGCGTTGCGTCGCGTTTGCCACCTACACCGCGACACCGCTGTTCATCGGCGGGCTGGCGGCACTCTATCCGCACTTGTGGCTGGGAATGGTCGTCGGCACGGCCGCCGTCTGCTACACGGTGTACCTGCTCTACGTGGGGTTGCCGACCTTCATGAACATTCCATCGGACGAAGGTTTTCTGTTCTCAAGCTCGGTGCTGGCCGTAGGGTTGGTGGTGCTGGTCGCCATCATGGCGTTCACCGTGATTGTCTGGGGCCTGGGCGTCGGCCCGGTCTATACCAACTAG
- a CDS encoding SprT family zinc-dependent metalloprotease has product MPELLNTRVEQCFQQAESFFKRSFKRPVVSLKLRGQKAGVAHLHENLLRFNPQLYRENSDDFLKQTVAHEVAHLIAHQLFGDRIQPHGEEWQLIMRGVYELPPHRCHTYAIQRRSATRYIYKCPCVDSDFPFSAQRHSLVRQGRRYLCRRCRNTLVFSGEMRVE; this is encoded by the coding sequence ATGCCCGAGCTACTCAATACCCGCGTCGAACAGTGCTTCCAACAAGCCGAATCCTTTTTCAAACGCTCTTTCAAACGCCCGGTCGTCAGCCTCAAGTTGCGTGGCCAGAAAGCCGGCGTGGCGCATCTGCACGAAAACCTGCTGCGCTTCAATCCGCAGCTGTACCGGGAAAACAGCGACGACTTCCTCAAGCAGACCGTTGCCCACGAAGTGGCGCACCTGATCGCTCATCAGTTGTTTGGCGACCGGATTCAACCCCACGGCGAGGAATGGCAGTTGATCATGCGCGGCGTCTACGAATTGCCGCCCCACCGCTGTCACACCTACGCGATTCAACGTCGCAGCGCCACCCGCTACATTTACAAGTGCCCGTGCGTCGACAGCGATTTCCCGTTTTCCGCCCAGCGCCATAGCCTGGTGCGCCAGGGACGACGGTACTTGTGCCGGCGCTGCCGCAACACCCTCGTGTTCAGTGGGGAAATGCGAGTCGAGTAG
- a CDS encoding CaiB/BaiF CoA-transferase family protein — protein MLGPLASLKVLDFSTLLPGPFASLLLADMGAEVLRIESPTRLDLLRVLPPHDRGVSASHAYLNRNKRSLALDLKQPAALEVVKQLLRDHDILLEQFRPGVMERLGLGYEALKAINPRLIYVSITGYGQTGPYKDRAGHDINYLALAGVASYTGRQDSGPLPLGIQAADIAGGSLHGVIGLLAAVIARQHSGVGQHLDVSMTDCAFSLNAMAGAGYLACGVEPGREDQMLNGGSFYDYYRTRDGRWLSVGSLEPDFMQQLCAVLGQPELAAHGLSPRPEQQKALKLALQIEFEKHDFTELRERFAGIDACVEPVLSLAEAVEHPQLRAREVVTEVPRGDGSTQAQMACALKFSDGLPEPKHIGAALGAHTDQVLSELGYSEQRIEALRGAKVIL, from the coding sequence ATGCTCGGTCCACTGGCATCACTCAAGGTTCTGGATTTCTCGACGCTGCTCCCGGGGCCATTCGCCTCGCTGTTGCTGGCGGACATGGGCGCCGAGGTATTGCGCATCGAATCGCCGACGCGCCTGGACCTGTTGCGGGTGTTGCCGCCCCATGATCGGGGCGTCTCCGCGAGCCATGCTTACCTCAATCGCAACAAACGCAGCCTGGCGCTGGACCTCAAGCAACCGGCGGCGCTGGAGGTGGTCAAGCAGTTGCTGCGCGACCACGACATTCTGCTGGAGCAATTCCGGCCGGGGGTGATGGAGCGTCTGGGGCTGGGCTACGAGGCGTTGAAGGCGATCAACCCGCGGTTGATTTACGTGTCGATCACCGGTTACGGCCAGACCGGCCCGTACAAGGACCGCGCCGGGCACGACATCAACTACCTCGCGCTGGCGGGCGTGGCCAGTTACACCGGGCGCCAGGACAGCGGGCCGCTGCCCTTGGGGATTCAGGCCGCGGACATCGCCGGCGGCTCGCTGCACGGGGTGATCGGCTTGCTGGCAGCGGTGATTGCTCGCCAGCACAGCGGCGTTGGGCAGCACCTGGATGTGAGCATGACCGACTGCGCGTTCAGCCTGAATGCCATGGCCGGCGCGGGCTATCTGGCCTGCGGTGTGGAGCCTGGACGCGAAGACCAGATGCTCAATGGCGGCAGCTTCTACGACTACTACCGCACGCGCGATGGTCGCTGGTTGTCGGTGGGCAGTCTGGAGCCGGATTTCATGCAGCAACTGTGCGCCGTATTGGGCCAGCCCGAGTTGGCTGCGCACGGGTTGTCGCCCAGGCCCGAGCAGCAAAAGGCCTTGAAGCTGGCGTTGCAGATCGAATTCGAGAAGCATGATTTTACCGAACTGCGTGAGCGGTTCGCCGGGATCGATGCCTGTGTCGAGCCAGTGCTGAGCCTGGCAGAGGCGGTTGAACACCCGCAGCTCAGGGCGCGGGAAGTGGTGACTGAGGTGCCCCGTGGCGATGGCTCGACCCAGGCTCAGATGGCGTGTGCGTTGAAGTTCTCGGATGGGCTGCCCGAGCCGAAACATATCGGTGCGGCGCTGGGGGCGCATACCGATCAGGTGCTGAGTGAGTTGGGGTACAGCGAGCAGCGGATCGAGGCGTTGCGCGGTGCCAAGGTCATTCTCTAG
- a CDS encoding response regulator, with translation MKLLVVEDEALLRHHLQTRLTDSGHVVEAVANAEEALYQVGQFNHDLAVIDLGLPGMGGLELIRALRTQGKSFPILILTARGNWQDKVEGLAAGADDYVVKPFQFEELDARLNALLRRSSGFTQSTIIAGPLLLDLNRKQASLDEQPLALTAYEYRILEYLMRHHQQVVAKDRLMEQLYPDDDERDPNVIEVLVGRLRRKLEGPAGFKPIETVRGLGYLFNERCR, from the coding sequence ATGAAACTGCTGGTCGTCGAAGATGAAGCGCTGCTGCGCCATCACCTGCAAACCCGTCTCACTGACAGCGGCCATGTGGTCGAAGCCGTGGCCAATGCCGAGGAGGCGTTGTATCAGGTCGGGCAGTTCAACCATGACCTGGCGGTGATCGATCTCGGTCTGCCGGGCATGGGCGGGCTGGAACTGATCCGCGCGTTGCGCACCCAGGGCAAGAGCTTTCCGATCCTGATCCTGACCGCGCGCGGCAACTGGCAGGACAAGGTCGAAGGCCTGGCCGCCGGTGCCGACGACTACGTGGTCAAACCGTTTCAGTTCGAAGAGCTCGATGCGCGCCTCAATGCGTTGCTGCGCCGCTCCAGCGGTTTTACCCAGTCGACCATCATTGCCGGGCCGTTGCTGCTGGACCTCAACCGCAAGCAGGCGTCTCTCGACGAGCAGCCTCTGGCGCTGACCGCGTACGAGTACCGAATCCTCGAGTACCTGATGCGGCATCACCAGCAAGTGGTGGCCAAGGATCGCCTGATGGAGCAGCTCTACCCCGATGACGACGAGCGCGATCCGAATGTGATCGAGGTGCTGGTCGGCCGCCTGCGGCGCAAGCTCGAAGGGCCGGCCGGTTTCAAGCCGATTGAAACCGTGCGTGGCCTGGGCTACTTGTTCAACGAGCGCTGCCGGTGA
- a CDS encoding dicarboxylate/amino acid:cation symporter, whose product MTTRQPLYKSLYFQVIVAIAIGILLGHFYPQTGVALKPLGDGFIKLIKMVIAPIIFCTVVSGIAGMQNMKSVGKTGGYALLYFEVVSTIALLIGLVVVNVVQPGAGMHIDVATLDASKVAAYVTAGADQSIVGFILNVIPSTIVGAFATGDILQVLMFSVIFGFALHRLGAYGKPVLDFIDRFAHVMFNIINMIMKLAPIGALGAMAFTIGAYGVGSLVQLGQLMICFYITCVLFVVVVLGAICRAHGFSVLKLIRYIREELLIVLGTSSSESALPRMLIKMERLGAKKSVVGLVIPTGYSFNLDGTSIYLTMAAVFIAQATDTHMDITHQITLLLVLLLSSKGAAGVTGSGFIVLAATLSAVGHLPVAGLALILGIDRFMSEARALTNLVGNAVATLVVAKWVKELDEDKLKVELASGGRGISDTREEDDLGVAEGPTPTSVK is encoded by the coding sequence ATGACGACTCGTCAGCCACTGTACAAATCCCTGTATTTCCAGGTGATCGTAGCCATCGCCATCGGCATTCTGCTCGGTCACTTCTACCCGCAGACCGGCGTGGCGCTCAAGCCGCTGGGCGACGGGTTCATCAAACTGATCAAAATGGTCATCGCCCCGATCATTTTCTGCACCGTCGTCAGCGGTATCGCGGGCATGCAGAACATGAAGTCGGTGGGCAAGACCGGTGGCTACGCGCTGCTGTACTTCGAAGTCGTGTCCACCATTGCCCTGCTGATCGGCCTGGTCGTGGTCAACGTCGTGCAACCGGGTGCCGGCATGCACATCGACGTCGCCACCCTGGACGCCTCGAAAGTCGCCGCCTACGTGACCGCTGGCGCTGACCAGAGCATCGTCGGCTTTATCCTCAACGTGATCCCGTCGACCATCGTCGGTGCGTTCGCCACGGGCGACATCCTGCAAGTGCTGATGTTCTCGGTGATCTTCGGTTTCGCCCTGCATCGCCTGGGTGCCTACGGCAAGCCGGTGCTGGACTTCATCGATCGCTTTGCCCACGTGATGTTCAACATCATCAACATGATCATGAAGCTCGCGCCGATCGGTGCGCTGGGTGCCATGGCCTTCACCATTGGCGCCTACGGTGTTGGCTCGCTGGTGCAACTGGGTCAGTTGATGATCTGCTTCTACATCACCTGCGTGCTGTTCGTGGTGGTGGTGCTGGGCGCCATCTGCCGCGCTCACGGTTTCAGCGTGCTGAAACTGATCCGCTACATCCGTGAAGAGCTGCTGATCGTACTGGGTACTTCCTCGTCGGAATCCGCCCTGCCGCGCATGCTGATCAAAATGGAGCGCCTGGGCGCGAAGAAGTCGGTAGTGGGTCTGGTGATCCCGACCGGTTACTCGTTCAACCTCGACGGCACCTCGATCTACCTGACCATGGCCGCCGTGTTCATCGCCCAGGCGACTGACACCCACATGGACATCACCCACCAGATCACGTTGCTGTTGGTGCTGTTGCTGTCCTCCAAAGGTGCTGCGGGCGTGACGGGTAGCGGTTTCATCGTGTTGGCCGCGACTCTGTCCGCCGTTGGCCACCTGCCGGTTGCCGGTCTGGCGCTGATCCTGGGTATCGACCGTTTCATGTCCGAAGCCCGCGCCCTGACCAACCTGGTCGGTAACGCAGTGGCAACACTGGTCGTGGCCAAGTGGGTCAAGGAACTGGACGAAGACAAGCTGAAGGTCGAACTGGCTTCCGGTGGTCGCGGTATCTCCGACACCCGCGAAGAAGACGATCTGGGCGTGGCTGAAGGCCCAACCCCGACGTCGGTGAAGTAA
- a CDS encoding AraC family transcriptional regulator — protein sequence MRERTIASHFARAALEGARRQGYDYSPLLQALGISAELLDEPRARLAPEQFTRLLQGLWQGLDDEYLGFGQGPSKPGTFAMMCHALIHCPTLSKALHRGLLFYSLFPDGPRLTLSREGEMVRLSLDDSPLRDPEHFLTECLLVIWHRLGSWLIGQRIRLEEATFSYPKPAHAAEYDLLFPCPQQFSASRSSLLFHSRYLAMPLLQDERTLKHFLERSPADLLSRPDDGDSLSSQLRRLLSRDSSRWPDLETVAAHLHISPQTLRRHLREEGSSFQELKDQLRRDIAIYHLGRADLSLQQIAEQLGFSEPSAFHRAFKKWTGLTPGAYRAQED from the coding sequence ATGCGTGAACGTACCATCGCCAGCCATTTCGCCCGCGCCGCCCTCGAGGGGGCGCGTCGGCAGGGTTACGACTATTCGCCGCTGTTGCAGGCGCTGGGCATCAGCGCCGAACTGCTTGACGAACCGCGCGCACGCCTCGCCCCCGAGCAGTTCACCCGCCTGCTGCAAGGCCTATGGCAGGGGCTGGATGACGAATACCTGGGGTTCGGCCAGGGCCCGAGTAAACCCGGCACCTTTGCCATGATGTGCCATGCCCTGATTCACTGCCCGACGCTGTCGAAAGCACTCCATCGCGGCTTATTATTTTATAGCCTATTCCCCGACGGCCCGCGCCTGACCCTGAGCCGCGAAGGCGAAATGGTGCGCCTGAGCCTGGACGACTCGCCCCTGCGGGACCCTGAACACTTCCTCACCGAGTGCCTGCTGGTGATCTGGCACCGGCTCGGCAGTTGGCTGATCGGCCAGCGAATTCGTCTGGAAGAAGCCACCTTCAGTTACCCGAAACCGGCGCATGCGGCCGAGTACGACCTGTTGTTTCCCTGCCCGCAGCAGTTCTCGGCCTCCCGCAGCAGCCTGCTGTTTCACAGCCGCTACCTGGCCATGCCGCTGTTGCAGGACGAACGCACCCTCAAGCATTTTCTCGAACGCTCGCCGGCCGACCTGCTGTCGCGCCCGGACGACGGGGACAGCCTCAGCAGCCAGTTGCGCCGCTTGCTCAGCCGCGACAGTTCGCGCTGGCCAGACCTGGAAACAGTGGCCGCGCACCTGCACATCAGCCCGCAGACGTTGCGCCGGCACTTGCGTGAGGAGGGCTCGAGTTTTCAGGAATTGAAAGACCAGTTGCGCCGCGATATCGCGATTTATCACCTGGGCCGCGCCGACCTGTCGTTGCAACAGATCGCCGAACAGCTGGGGTTCTCCGAACCCTCGGCGTTTCACCGGGCGTTCAAGAAGTGGACCGGGTTGACCCCCGGCGCTTACCGCGCCCAGGAGGATTGA